In Synechococcus sp. PCC 6312, one genomic interval encodes:
- a CDS encoding succinate dehydrogenase/fumarate reductase flavoprotein subunit, whose protein sequence is MTNPTLPVQDHDVVIVGGGLAGCRAALELCRKLPNVNIALVAKTHPIRSHSVAAQGGIAATLKNVDETDSWEAHAFDTVKGSDFLADQDAVAILTQEAPDVVIDLEHLGVLFSRLPDGRIAQRAFGGHSHNRTCYAADKTGHAILHELYCNLLKYGVQFYEEWYVMRLILEDHQAKGVVLYHIRTGAIQIIRAKAVMFATGGYGRVFNTTSNDYASTGDGLAMTALAGLPLEDMEFVQFHPTGLYPAGVLISEAVRGEGAYLINVQGERFMARYAPSRMELAPRDITSRAISTEIRQGRGANKDGSAGGPFVYLDLRHMGREKIMSRVPFCWEESHRLAGVDAVVEPIPVRPTVHYSMGGIPVTTHGQVKSGADQIVTGFFAAGETSCVSVHGANRLGSNSLLECVVYGRRTGAAIADYLQTAKLPDLDAKPYYASAQAQLKSLRQKQGPYRIAEIRQEVQDCLTEHCGVFRTAELMAEGLQKLQTLQAKAEQIRLDDTGLVWNTEITEAIELQSLMIVGEMILTGALNRQESRGAHAREDYPNRDDENFLKHTLAYYSPAGVQIEYAPVNLSLFPPQERKY, encoded by the coding sequence ATGACGAATCCCACACTCCCGGTACAAGATCATGATGTGGTGATTGTCGGTGGGGGCCTGGCTGGGTGTCGAGCGGCCTTGGAACTGTGTCGGAAACTCCCAAACGTAAATATTGCCCTAGTTGCGAAAACCCATCCGATCCGCTCCCATTCCGTTGCGGCCCAAGGGGGAATTGCCGCCACCCTGAAAAACGTGGATGAAACAGATTCTTGGGAAGCCCATGCCTTTGATACGGTTAAGGGTTCTGACTTTTTAGCAGATCAAGATGCCGTGGCGATTTTGACCCAAGAAGCCCCGGATGTGGTGATTGATTTAGAGCATTTAGGGGTCTTATTTTCCCGCTTGCCCGATGGCCGGATTGCCCAACGCGCCTTTGGTGGCCACAGTCACAATCGCACCTGTTACGCCGCCGACAAAACCGGCCATGCCATTCTCCATGAGCTTTACTGCAACCTGCTCAAGTATGGGGTGCAGTTTTATGAAGAGTGGTATGTGATGCGGCTGATCTTGGAAGATCACCAGGCCAAGGGGGTTGTCCTCTATCACATCCGCACTGGGGCCATCCAGATTATTCGGGCCAAGGCAGTGATGTTTGCCACCGGGGGCTATGGGCGGGTGTTTAATACCACCTCCAATGACTATGCTTCCACGGGGGATGGCCTGGCAATGACGGCCTTGGCGGGTTTGCCCCTAGAAGATATGGAATTTGTCCAGTTTCATCCGACTGGCCTGTATCCGGCCGGAGTCTTGATTTCGGAAGCGGTTCGGGGGGAAGGTGCCTATTTAATTAATGTCCAAGGGGAACGGTTCATGGCCCGTTATGCCCCCAGTCGAATGGAATTGGCCCCGCGGGATATTACCTCACGGGCGATCTCAACGGAAATTCGGCAAGGACGGGGGGCGAATAAAGATGGGTCAGCGGGTGGGCCATTTGTCTATTTAGATTTACGCCACATGGGCCGGGAAAAAATTATGAGTCGGGTTCCCTTTTGCTGGGAAGAATCCCATCGCTTAGCCGGGGTAGATGCTGTCGTTGAACCTATTCCGGTGCGGCCAACGGTGCATTATTCCATGGGCGGGATTCCAGTCACGACTCATGGGCAAGTCAAATCGGGAGCTGATCAGATTGTCACGGGCTTTTTTGCCGCGGGGGAAACGTCCTGTGTCTCGGTGCATGGGGCCAATCGCTTAGGGAGTAACTCCTTATTGGAATGTGTGGTCTATGGCCGGCGGACGGGGGCTGCGATTGCGGACTATCTTCAAACTGCGAAACTTCCCGACCTCGATGCCAAACCCTATTACGCCTCAGCCCAGGCCCAGCTTAAATCCTTAAGGCAGAAACAAGGCCCCTACCGGATTGCCGAAATTCGCCAAGAAGTCCAGGATTGTTTAACCGAGCATTGCGGCGTGTTTCGGACAGCAGAACTGATGGCTGAGGGGCTGCAAAAACTACAAACACTCCAGGCCAAGGCCGAGCAAATTCGCTTAGATGATACGGGGTTAGTTTGGAATACTGAAATTACCGAAGCCATTGAACTCCAAAGCCTGATGATTGTTGGGGAGATGATCTTAACTGGAGCCTTAAACCGCCAAGAAAGCCGCGGTGCCCATGCTCGCGAGGATTACCCCAACCGCGATGATGAAAACTTCTTAAAACATACCTTGGCTTACTATTCTCCCGCTGGTGTCCAAATTGAATATGCGCCCGTGAATTTAAGCTTGTTTCCCCCCCAAGAACGGAAGTATTAG
- a CDS encoding type 1 glutamine amidotransferase, with amino-acid sequence MSNPLRLHYIRHVPFEGPGNIAKWAESRGYSLTGTHLDQNDPFPGLDSFDWLVVMGGPMNVDQEADYPWLAAEKLLILEAINTGKTVLGVCLGAQLIASVLGGVVYPGPEKEIGWFPIELTTKGLQSQLFPPGPDQFMVFHWHGDTFTIPSGAWALGSSHACAQQGFLYDQRVLGLQCHLESTPESIQALLDHCADELVPGQYIQSAETIQAQFNYLPELEKTLFYVLDRLHELSVNAPCLSQVQEG; translated from the coding sequence ATGTCCAACCCGTTGCGTCTCCACTACATCCGTCATGTTCCCTTTGAAGGACCAGGAAATATTGCTAAATGGGCAGAAAGCCGGGGCTATTCCTTAACAGGCACTCATCTGGATCAAAATGACCCCTTTCCTGGCCTGGACAGTTTTGATTGGCTGGTGGTTATGGGTGGCCCGATGAATGTGGATCAAGAAGCCGACTATCCCTGGTTAGCAGCCGAGAAACTATTGATTCTTGAGGCAATTAACACCGGTAAAACAGTTTTGGGGGTTTGCTTGGGGGCACAGTTAATCGCCTCGGTCCTAGGGGGTGTGGTTTATCCAGGCCCTGAAAAGGAAATTGGTTGGTTTCCAATAGAACTGACAACTAAGGGACTTCAGTCTCAACTTTTTCCCCCAGGCCCAGATCAATTTATGGTCTTTCATTGGCATGGGGATACCTTTACGATTCCTAGCGGGGCCTGGGCCTTGGGGAGTAGTCATGCCTGTGCCCAGCAAGGGTTTCTCTATGATCAGCGGGTTTTGGGTTTGCAATGCCATTTAGAATCCACCCCAGAGAGTATCCAGGCCTTGTTGGATCATTGTGCCGATGAATTAGTACCAGGGCAGTACATCCAATCTGCCGAGACGATCCAAGCCCAATTCAACTATTTACCAGAATTAGAAAAAACACTTTTTTATGTCTTAGATCGGCTCCATGAACTATCGGTTAACGCGCCTTGTCTCAGTCAGGTTCAGGAAGGTTAA
- a CDS encoding RibD family protein, whose product MCQSRPWATVILAMSLDGKIASAIGPDQLFGSQHDYQHLEELVAQADGVIFGAATLRAGGTAMSVQGESLIQARLAQGKPPQPIQIVCSQSGKIDPDLRFFQQPLPRYLLTTKAGARAWGNQGSFEQILSPTTPDDQIDLVAAYQQLQILGVKKLAVLGGGVFIASLLAANLIDEWWVTLCPLVLGGTTAATPVAGLGFSVQAAPRFQLMATKQIGDELFLNYQRL is encoded by the coding sequence ATGTGCCAATCCCGCCCCTGGGCTACGGTGATTTTAGCAATGAGTTTAGATGGCAAAATTGCCTCCGCTATCGGGCCAGATCAGTTGTTTGGGTCGCAGCATGATTACCAACATCTTGAGGAACTGGTGGCCCAGGCCGATGGGGTGATTTTTGGGGCAGCAACCCTCAGGGCCGGTGGCACAGCCATGAGCGTCCAAGGAGAATCCCTCATCCAGGCCCGGCTTGCCCAAGGGAAACCACCCCAACCGATCCAAATTGTTTGCTCTCAGTCAGGAAAAATTGACCCTGATTTACGATTTTTTCAGCAGCCCCTTCCCCGTTATCTATTAACGACAAAAGCTGGAGCCAGGGCCTGGGGGAATCAAGGCAGTTTTGAGCAGATTCTTTCTCCCACCACTCCTGATGATCAAATTGATCTGGTGGCGGCTTATCAACAACTCCAAATCCTAGGTGTCAAGAAATTAGCCGTCTTGGGGGGCGGGGTATTCATTGCCTCTCTCCTGGCTGCAAACTTAATTGATGAATGGTGGGTCACACTTTGCCCCTTAGTCTTAGGTGGCACAACCGCAGCAACCCCTGTGGCCGGCTTAGGATTTTCAGTTCAGGCTGCCCCCAGATTTCAACTGATGGCCACAAAGCAAATTGGGGATGAACTCTTTTTGAACTACCAACGCCTATAG
- a CDS encoding 1-acyl-sn-glycerol-3-phosphate acyltransferase, which produces MSSSGRQAQPPLEFLPPTYNALVRWGFAQLLPLWMRWQMGLEQIEGGHLERLVQAYEQFQQGQARILLAFRHPSTDDPLCMGYLLWHLVPRQARQMGVKLKLPIHSYFLYDRGIPLWAGDGVGWLFGQLGGSSIMRGKLDTQALRAARELLVRGEFPLAAAPEGATNNQSELVSPLEPGIAQMGFWCLEDLIKAGRLEEVLIIPIGVQYSLLKPSWCKLGQVLKQLETQAGCQPPTPAHDPESLYQRLFHLATHLLSIIERFYVASYHITIPELPPCQGPNQELATRLKRLLDIVLHVAEEFFGIKPSENLVDRCRRVEQAAWERMFRQDLEQLSPVERGFANWLAQEAELRLRHMRLAERFTSITGHYVREKNSPDRFAEVLFILARTLCWIEDKPQPDSLFLGPRRVRLTVAPVIPLREYWPEYQQNRRQARQVVQTVTAKIGQSYEEIIASKNDR; this is translated from the coding sequence ATGTCTAGTAGTGGCCGGCAAGCTCAACCGCCCTTAGAGTTTTTACCCCCGACCTATAATGCCTTGGTTCGCTGGGGATTTGCCCAACTTCTGCCCCTGTGGATGCGTTGGCAAATGGGCCTGGAGCAAATTGAGGGGGGACATTTAGAGCGACTCGTCCAGGCCTATGAACAGTTTCAACAGGGCCAGGCCCGGATTTTATTAGCCTTTCGCCATCCCAGCACCGATGATCCCCTCTGTATGGGCTATTTACTCTGGCATTTAGTCCCCCGCCAGGCCCGGCAAATGGGGGTAAAACTCAAGCTCCCCATTCACAGTTATTTTCTTTATGACCGCGGGATTCCCCTCTGGGCTGGAGATGGGGTGGGCTGGCTCTTTGGGCAGTTGGGCGGCAGTTCAATTATGCGCGGGAAGTTAGATACCCAGGCCTTGCGAGCAGCCCGTGAGTTATTAGTCCGGGGTGAGTTTCCCTTAGCCGCGGCCCCGGAAGGTGCAACCAATAATCAAAGTGAACTTGTCAGCCCGTTAGAACCGGGAATTGCCCAGATGGGGTTTTGGTGCTTGGAAGATTTAATCAAAGCGGGGCGGTTAGAAGAAGTGTTGATTATTCCGATTGGGGTTCAATATTCTTTGCTGAAACCAAGCTGGTGCAAATTAGGACAAGTTCTCAAGCAATTGGAAACCCAGGCCGGTTGTCAGCCCCCCACCCCGGCCCATGATCCGGAAAGTCTATATCAGCGGCTCTTTCACCTAGCAACACATCTATTGAGCATTATTGAAAGATTTTATGTTGCCTCCTACCACATCACGATTCCAGAGTTACCCCCCTGTCAAGGTCCAAATCAAGAGTTAGCCACACGCTTAAAACGGCTACTGGATATTGTCTTGCACGTTGCGGAGGAATTTTTTGGGATTAAACCTTCAGAAAACCTCGTGGATCGGTGTCGGAGAGTTGAACAGGCGGCCTGGGAGCGGATGTTTCGCCAAGACTTGGAGCAGTTGTCGCCTGTTGAGCGAGGGTTTGCCAATTGGTTAGCCCAAGAAGCAGAACTCCGGCTCCGTCATATGCGGCTTGCGGAACGATTTACCTCCATCACTGGGCATTATGTGCGCGAGAAAAACAGTCCCGACCGCTTTGCCGAAGTCTTATTTATCTTGGCTCGGACGCTGTGTTGGATTGAAGATAAACCCCAGCCCGATAGTTTGTTCCTTGGCCCCCGCCGAGTTCGTTTAACCGTAGCCCCTGTCATTCCCCTGCGGGAGTATTGGCCCGAATATCAACAGAATCGCCGCCAGGCCCGTCAAGTAGTGCAAACTGTAACCGCTAAAATTGGCCAAAGCTATGAAGAGATTATCGCCAGCAAAAATGATCGATAG
- a CDS encoding 16S rRNA (cytosine(967)-C(5))-methyltransferase yields the protein MSASSLLSSAAVNLKATPRYQAYLTLQAVAKGAYADVALSRVLHQSPLNSLDRGLVTELVYGTVRRQRTLDALIDHLCRQRNQPLNLRLILRLGLYQLRYLAQIPAAAAVNTSVELAKGCGLTGLAGVVNGVLRAYLRISQDREPLPELADPLLNLAVQESFPDWIVQAWAAQLEMPETTALCQFFNQTPTIDLRVNSLQASPEDVLTALATAKIPATPLANLPGGIRLGAGLGAIAALPGYDKGWWSVQDAAAQLVTYLLDPQPGETIIDACAAPGGKTTHIAERMQDRGTVIALDRVASRLRKLKQNQQRLQLTCLQAQLADSTQIQTMLPLADRVLIDAPCSGLGTLHRHADARWRQTPTTLAELVSLQAQLLENAATWVKPGGLMVYATCSLHPDENQTQVENFLKAHPNWHIAPLPLPFPRPDLQQAQGWLQAWPQRQQMDGFFMVRLQRDTP from the coding sequence ATGTCTGCTTCTAGCTTGCTGTCCTCTGCTGCGGTCAACCTCAAAGCAACGCCTCGTTACCAGGCCTATCTTACCCTCCAGGCCGTTGCCAAGGGAGCCTATGCCGATGTTGCCCTCAGCCGTGTTTTGCATCAATCGCCCTTAAACTCTCTGGATCGGGGGTTGGTAACGGAGTTAGTCTATGGCACAGTCAGGCGACAACGTACCCTAGATGCTCTGATTGATCACCTTTGTCGGCAGCGGAATCAACCCTTAAACTTGCGATTAATTCTGCGCCTAGGTCTTTATCAGTTACGCTACTTAGCCCAAATTCCCGCCGCTGCTGCTGTAAATACCAGCGTTGAGTTGGCTAAAGGGTGTGGTCTAACTGGCCTGGCGGGAGTGGTCAATGGGGTGTTACGGGCCTATCTGCGGATCAGTCAAGACCGAGAACCCCTACCTGAGTTGGCGGATCCGCTCCTCAATTTGGCTGTTCAAGAAAGTTTTCCCGATTGGATTGTCCAGGCCTGGGCGGCCCAGCTTGAGATGCCGGAAACTACGGCCCTCTGCCAGTTTTTTAATCAGACTCCCACCATCGACCTCCGGGTTAATTCTCTTCAGGCCAGTCCCGAAGACGTTTTAACGGCCCTCGCCACCGCTAAAATCCCTGCCACCCCTCTTGCCAACTTACCGGGGGGAATTCGTCTCGGGGCCGGCCTGGGGGCTATTGCCGCGTTGCCCGGTTATGACAAAGGGTGGTGGTCTGTCCAAGATGCCGCGGCCCAACTGGTGACCTATTTGCTGGATCCACAACCTGGGGAAACAATTATTGATGCCTGTGCAGCCCCTGGGGGAAAGACCACCCACATCGCCGAACGAATGCAGGATCGGGGCACGGTGATTGCTCTGGATCGGGTTGCCTCCCGCCTACGGAAACTGAAGCAAAATCAACAACGCCTCCAGTTGACCTGCCTCCAGGCCCAGTTGGCCGATAGTACCCAAATTCAAACGATGTTACCCCTGGCCGACCGCGTCCTGATTGATGCCCCCTGTTCGGGCCTGGGAACTCTCCACCGCCATGCAGATGCCCGTTGGCGACAAACCCCCACGACACTTGCCGAATTAGTCAGCCTCCAGGCCCAACTCCTGGAAAATGCTGCAACCTGGGTTAAACCAGGGGGATTGATGGTCTATGCCACCTGTAGTTTGCATCCCGATGAAAATCAAACTCAAGTTGAGAATTTCCTCAAGGCTCACCCCAATTGGCACATTGCCCCCTTACCCCTGCCCTTTCCCCGCCCCGATCTCCAGCAAGCCCAAGGATGGCTCCAGGCCTGGCCCCAACGCCAACAAATGGATGGATTTTTTATGGTGCGGTTGCAGCGCGATACCCCATGA
- a CDS encoding CPBP family intramembrane glutamic endopeptidase has protein sequence MNRTNRYSQARPQPLARLPAAARVGLFVVTLLALWLPWAIPLYLIWGEPGPVSWLSLGLLYSLFILLLREWGQRIHRQKQPLRFYGLRLNRQLGREAGLGWLLGLGLIGVLFGGQWGLGWVGFEGFPDPFLKIVWEGLLTGLGVGFAEELLFRGWLQQELELDYQPNSAVMIQALIFAALHFIRPLDVIVATAPQFLGLVLLGLSLGWAKQAWGRRLGMAMGLHGGLVAGYYWVNVGGLFKPSAGIPEWLTGVGGNPLAGLIGLILLWVLAGVMGYRAATAP, from the coding sequence TTGAACCGGACGAATAGGTATTCCCAGGCCCGGCCCCAACCATTGGCCCGACTCCCAGCGGCGGCCCGAGTGGGTCTGTTTGTGGTGACGTTGTTGGCCCTCTGGCTCCCTTGGGCAATTCCCCTCTATCTGATCTGGGGTGAGCCTGGCCCGGTTAGCTGGTTGAGTCTCGGCTTACTGTACAGCCTGTTTATCCTCCTATTACGGGAGTGGGGGCAGCGGATTCACCGGCAAAAACAGCCCCTCAGGTTTTATGGATTACGCTTGAACCGGCAACTCGGGCGGGAGGCTGGCCTGGGCTGGTTACTGGGGCTAGGGTTGATCGGGGTGCTTTTTGGCGGGCAGTGGGGCCTGGGTTGGGTCGGATTTGAAGGCTTTCCAGACCCTTTTCTGAAGATTGTTTGGGAAGGACTACTGACGGGCTTGGGGGTCGGATTTGCGGAGGAATTACTCTTTCGGGGTTGGCTGCAACAGGAGTTAGAACTGGACTATCAACCCAATAGTGCCGTGATGATCCAAGCCCTCATCTTTGCGGCTTTACATTTTATTCGCCCCTTGGATGTCATTGTGGCCACGGCTCCCCAATTTCTCGGCCTAGTTCTCCTCGGCTTGAGCTTGGGATGGGCCAAACAGGCCTGGGGACGGCGGTTAGGGATGGCCATGGGGCTTCATGGGGGTCTGGTTGCGGGCTATTACTGGGTCAATGTTGGCGGTCTGTTTAAGCCCAGTGCTGGTATTCCAGAGTGGTTAACGGGGGTAGGTGGGAATCCTTTGGCAGGATTGATCGGCCTCATCCTGTTATGGGTCTTGGCTGGGGTCATGGGGTATCGCGCTGCAACCGCACCATAA
- the clpS gene encoding ATP-dependent Clp protease adapter ClpS, with amino-acid sequence MSVQTIEKTSTVRKLAPRYRVLLHNDDFNSMEHVVETLLKTVPSLTQPQAVDIMMEAHTNGVALVITCALEHAEFYCEALKMAGLTSTIEPDE; translated from the coding sequence ATGTCTGTGCAAACCATTGAAAAAACATCTACGGTTCGGAAACTTGCGCCCCGTTATCGGGTGTTGCTGCATAACGATGACTTTAACTCAATGGAGCATGTGGTGGAAACCCTGCTGAAAACTGTCCCCAGTCTGACCCAACCCCAGGCCGTGGACATCATGATGGAAGCCCATACCAATGGTGTAGCACTCGTCATTACCTGTGCCTTGGAACATGCTGAGTTTTATTGTGAAGCTCTGAAAATGGCTGGATTGACAAGTACCATTGAACCGGACGAATAG
- a CDS encoding thiol-disulfide oxidoreductase DCC family protein, whose amino-acid sequence MTVTTPTPAISPGIAPPAVVIYDGDCNFCVTFVQLLEQWDQGKRFVYVPMQDEATLAQWHMTPADCQAGMILLDPTHPQAYVQGSAAAEEITRLLPGGNGLIAAYRNWATLKGLGDAAYETLRDHRYAWFGSRSQTYESRYPGPACGGNCP is encoded by the coding sequence ATGACTGTAACAACTCCCACCCCAGCCATATCCCCAGGCATCGCCCCGCCAGCGGTTGTGATCTATGATGGCGACTGTAATTTCTGTGTCACGTTTGTGCAACTGTTGGAGCAATGGGATCAGGGAAAACGCTTTGTTTATGTGCCGATGCAAGATGAAGCCACCCTAGCCCAATGGCACATGACTCCAGCAGATTGCCAGGCCGGGATGATTTTGCTCGATCCGACTCATCCCCAAGCCTATGTCCAAGGGAGTGCTGCGGCTGAGGAAATTACCCGTTTATTACCTGGTGGAAATGGTTTAATTGCGGCCTATCGAAATTGGGCCACCCTCAAGGGCCTGGGGGATGCAGCCTACGAAACCCTTCGCGATCATCGTTATGCCTGGTTTGGATCCCGCAGCCAGACCTATGAATCTCGGTATCCAGGCCCGGCCTGTGGGGGCAATTGCCCTTAA
- a CDS encoding YggT family protein yields the protein MQPLEWINLGLGLVLGLLTLLFILRIVLTWYPQANLTQFPFNWVAAPTEPFLGPTRKIIPPIGGVDISPVIWVAIVSLLRELLVGEQGLLYLLWP from the coding sequence ATGCAGCCACTTGAATGGATTAACTTGGGCCTGGGCCTGGTCTTGGGACTGTTGACGCTGTTATTCATTTTGCGGATTGTTTTAACTTGGTATCCCCAGGCCAACTTAACCCAATTTCCGTTTAACTGGGTGGCTGCACCGACCGAACCGTTTTTAGGCCCGACCCGTAAAATCATTCCCCCCATTGGTGGTGTAGATATTAGCCCGGTAATTTGGGTCGCAATTGTCAGTCTGTTGCGGGAACTGTTGGTGGGCGAACAGGGGTTGCTTTACTTACTCTGGCCATAG
- a CDS encoding TIGR01777 family oxidoreductase translates to MKIAVTGGTGLVGTRLITRLQAQGHDCLLLTRNPVKATAQFPQVEVVPYTPQTSGVWQEAIADCDAAVNLAGEPLAQGRWTPTRKQEILNSRQVGTAKLVEAIAQASPRPPILISTSAIGYYGTSETATFTEASPAGQDFLASVCQAWETEAAKVTALGTRLVILRFGIVLGLGGALGQMLPTFKLFAGGPIGSGRQWFSWIHQDDLVNIILQALQDEQMEGIYNATAPTPQRMTDFCQTLGQVMGRPSWLPVPDFVLELLLGEAAQVVLEGQQVLPQRLQEVGFRFKFPDAQAALADILKEEA, encoded by the coding sequence ATGAAAATTGCAGTTACAGGCGGCACGGGACTGGTGGGCACCAGACTCATCACCAGACTCCAGGCCCAGGGCCATGATTGTTTATTGCTAACGCGGAATCCAGTCAAAGCAACAGCCCAATTTCCGCAAGTGGAAGTTGTGCCCTATACCCCCCAAACCTCCGGGGTCTGGCAGGAGGCAATTGCGGATTGTGATGCGGCGGTTAATTTAGCGGGTGAACCGTTGGCCCAAGGTCGTTGGACTCCAACCCGTAAGCAAGAAATTCTTAATAGCCGTCAAGTCGGGACAGCCAAACTGGTGGAAGCCATCGCCCAGGCCAGCCCCCGCCCGCCCATATTGATTAGCACCTCGGCCATTGGCTATTACGGAACCAGCGAAACAGCCACCTTCACGGAAGCAAGTCCAGCCGGCCAGGATTTTTTAGCCTCGGTCTGCCAGGCCTGGGAAACGGAAGCCGCAAAAGTTACTGCATTGGGAACCCGATTAGTCATTTTACGATTTGGAATTGTCCTGGGCCTGGGGGGGGCATTGGGGCAGATGTTACCGACCTTTAAGCTGTTTGCCGGGGGGCCAATTGGTTCAGGGCGACAATGGTTTTCTTGGATTCATCAAGATGATTTAGTGAACATCATTCTCCAGGCCCTTCAGGATGAGCAGATGGAAGGAATCTATAATGCCACTGCCCCTACCCCGCAACGGATGACGGATTTTTGTCAAACTCTGGGGCAAGTCATGGGTCGGCCCTCTTGGCTACCCGTGCCGGATTTTGTCTTGGAGTTGCTTTTAGGGGAAGCAGCCCAGGTTGTTCTGGAAGGACAGCAGGTTTTACCCCAACGGCTCCAAGAAGTGGGTTTTAGGTTCAAGTTTCCCGATGCCCAGGCCGCTTTGGCCGACATTCTCAAGGAGGAGGCTTAG
- a CDS encoding Fe(3+) ABC transporter substrate-binding protein, translating into MDKLTRRGVLGLGAAATAYLAHELYQGGSGWDEADAATTQIAQANRVLNLYSARHYDTDKALYTGFTQATGIRVNVIEAEADALIERIRNEGANSPADVLMTVDAGRLWRAQEQGVFQPVQSAVLNRAVPANLRDPQGNWYGLSRRARVLIYNKARVKPSQLSTYEALVNPQWRKQVLTRSSSNVYSQSLTGALIAIHGAPKVESWAKGLVANFARSPQGGDTDQIRAVAAGIGSVAIANHYYLVRLMESSKPEDRDVAAKVGLFFPNQKAQGTHVNICGAGVVKGAPNRAAAIRFLEYLVSPKAQAMFAQGNFEFPVVRGVPLYPAVAKLGNFKAETVSAAVFGRNNPEALRLMDRAGWR; encoded by the coding sequence ATGGACAAGTTGACCCGACGCGGCGTACTAGGGTTGGGTGCTGCGGCAACGGCATATTTGGCCCACGAACTCTACCAAGGTGGGTCTGGCTGGGATGAGGCTGATGCTGCTACTACGCAAATTGCCCAGGCCAATCGGGTACTCAACCTCTACTCGGCTCGCCACTACGACACGGACAAAGCCCTTTACACCGGATTTACGCAGGCCACTGGGATTCGTGTCAATGTGATTGAGGCTGAAGCGGACGCTTTAATCGAGCGGATCAGAAATGAAGGGGCCAACAGTCCGGCGGATGTCCTGATGACGGTAGATGCAGGTCGGTTGTGGCGGGCCCAAGAGCAAGGGGTGTTTCAGCCTGTTCAGTCGGCGGTTTTGAATCGGGCTGTACCTGCCAATTTACGGGATCCCCAAGGCAACTGGTATGGACTATCCCGCCGGGCCCGGGTGCTGATTTACAACAAAGCTCGGGTTAAGCCCAGCCAACTCTCTACCTATGAAGCCCTTGTAAATCCCCAATGGCGAAAACAAGTTTTAACGCGATCATCTAGCAATGTTTATAGTCAATCTTTGACAGGTGCTCTCATTGCGATTCACGGTGCACCGAAAGTTGAATCCTGGGCCAAAGGCTTAGTGGCCAACTTTGCCCGCTCTCCCCAAGGTGGCGATACCGATCAAATTCGGGCTGTTGCGGCAGGGATTGGTTCAGTTGCGATTGCTAACCATTACTATCTGGTGCGGTTAATGGAGTCTAGTAAGCCAGAGGATCGGGACGTGGCGGCCAAGGTCGGGCTGTTTTTCCCCAATCAAAAGGCTCAGGGAACCCATGTGAATATCTGCGGGGCCGGTGTTGTCAAAGGGGCCCCCAATCGAGCCGCGGCAATTCGCTTTTTAGAGTATCTTGTTAGCCCCAAAGCCCAGGCCATGTTTGCCCAAGGGAACTTTGAATTTCCAGTTGTCCGGGGCGTTCCTCTTTATCCTGCGGTAGCCAAGCTCGGAAATTTCAAAGCCGAAACCGTGAGTGCGGCTGTATTTGGCCGAAACAATCCTGAAGCCCTGAGGTTAATGGATCGGGCTGGCTGGCGATAG
- a CDS encoding ankyrin repeat domain-containing protein — protein sequence MAESVPNPPVSESLIAALAGDDCVVVAAALEAGLAPDSANAEGIPLLALAAEAGAGESVKLLLAAGATVDQGDADHWTPLMAAAGGNHLEIVQLLLNSGANVNAQTSFGLTPLMAAAAKGQLATVEALIGAGADVKARDQNSWTALVWALEAGHTEVVQALKAARAKLVG from the coding sequence ATGGCTGAATCCGTCCCTAACCCCCCTGTCTCAGAATCCCTAATTGCGGCTTTGGCAGGGGATGATTGTGTGGTGGTGGCGGCGGCCCTCGAGGCTGGGCTGGCCCCTGATAGTGCCAATGCTGAGGGCATTCCTTTATTGGCGTTGGCGGCAGAGGCGGGCGCAGGGGAATCCGTGAAGCTATTATTGGCCGCTGGGGCAACTGTTGATCAAGGGGATGCGGATCATTGGACTCCCCTCATGGCAGCGGCAGGGGGCAATCATTTGGAAATTGTCCAACTCCTTTTAAATTCTGGGGCTAATGTCAATGCCCAGACTAGCTTTGGTTTAACCCCTCTGATGGCCGCGGCTGCTAAAGGTCAACTGGCCACGGTAGAAGCTCTGATTGGGGCTGGGGCGGATGTAAAGGCGCGGGATCAAAATTCCTGGACAGCCTTGGTCTGGGCCTTGGAAGCAGGGCATACTGAAGTTGTCCAGGCCCTGAAGGCTGCCCGTGCCAAACTGGTGGGATGA